CGTCAAAACCTCATATTAACAATACTTCTCTTTGAAACTCCAATGCTCACACGATTTATTTTATGGCACAAGCATCACCGATCAACTGTATATATTAATACAAACTTTTGGATGGCTTAACATAATAGACGGCcagagaaaattttcataaattccttTTGCGTATTGTGAATCATTGCAGAAAAACTAGCGTGAAAGTGAAACTAAATACTGGAGACTCAGCGAACATCTAATAGAGAAGCCGAGGGGaattgtaaagaaaaaaaaagtaaatcatGAAATCCACCAAATACGTGGGTTCCGGAGACTCATCCTCCATTTTCTGAAAAAACAAATACGTGGGGTCTGGAGACTCATGCTCCATTTtctgaagaaaaatagataaaaagtaAATCATGAAATCCACCACATAGATGGGACTGAGACTCGTGCTTCATTTTCCGAAAAGAGAGAGACCGCGGTCTTCCGAGTTAGCTCATCCAATTTTGTAGATGATGACCAAGGCCATGGTCATCAGAAAGCCCAGTGCCGCAGCCAGCAATCCGATCGCTTTCATTTTGGCACAGCGGAACCATTTGCCTCCAAGAACAAATAAGAAGCCAAGCATGCAATCAAACACAAGGACATAAAACAGCACGTTCCTAGCAAGCAAACCATCGCTACTTTTGTAAGCCAGAAGGGAACAAACACCCTGAAAGATCACGGCGAGCAACGGATCTACCATGGTGGTCAATCTCTCCCAGTTGTCTTCACGAGCAACATGATAGGGACAGATATCCACAGATCCTGACTCACCAGGAAGATGATCTGAGGTGTGCGTGCCTCCCATCTCCATATCCCTGTTTTCATGAGCAGAACCATGGGACGAGGAATCTCCCCAGAACATCGGTGCCTGCCCACCCTGAACCTGATCCAAGAAAGGCGTGCCTCCTATCTCGATATCACCTTCTTCACGAGCAAGAACAATGACCTCGCTGCTAGAGCCGGGATTGAGCATCGTGCTCATGCCTTCGCTAGAAACATTCGATGTAGTTGGCCCATCGTACTTGGGGGACGTGGGTGGTCTTGCTTTCCCTCTATTCAATCCGGATTCGTCATCACCTATGATCAGTGTCAGCTCAAGGTGATTGGGTCCGTGGCCTCTGCGGGCTTGAGGGAAATGCGGGTCCCAGGTTTCGCAATTGGAATGGCTTTCAGTCAACTTGGCCGTTCCATCCAAGGACAGCCTCCCGCCTTGCAGCGGGATGGATCTGGCATGTTCATGATTAAGACCATGCGACTTGCCACTTGGATATGCGCCGTGAGAGATGGGACTGTACATTCTGCTTGTTCCTTCGCCAAAATCATTCCCATGGAGCCAGAGGGACCTGTAATCTCTTGCTTGCAGGTGACATATTTCTCCCTCTTCAACAGTATCGATAGCTCTGTCTACAGGAGCAAGATAATCGAGCGTGGTAAGATAATCGAACTCACCACGCATTCTGCTTCTGCCTTCGACTGGAGAAACCTTCTGAGTCGGATCACAGGAATGGGGCCAGGGGAGACAGTCTGGTCTTGCTCTCGCCGGCAAGCTGTTCATCCTGGATCCATGACCATCCATCATCCGTTGCAGCTTAATCAGAATGGATCCATTGCATCCTCTGAGTGCTTGAAGCGTACGGGATTGTCGGCCACAGTTTTTGCACTCATAAATGCATCCAGGGAAGTAGCTATTAATATCCTCAGCGCGTACACAGGCGTCTTTCCACAAGACCGGGGACAAGTGGCAGAAGGACTCCGGGGACAAGCGGCcgaaaatttgaagaagaagtgaatcCGGCAAACGGATGGGTAGCTCTGAAATGGATTGGACATGGAAGATAGAAGATGTTGAAGGTCAGGTCGTCCAATTGAACTAATATCGTATTAGGAGGGTATAATTTCTGGGAATGACGATACAATCTTCACCTTTATGACTTTCTAGAGTTTTGAAGGGCATATTACCAAATTACCCTTCTTCAAACCCTATCTTGGGCGTTGGAATATTTAGATATGACAGAGAATTAGtgaatttgcaaaaattgtatGTATATCATCAACACTTGAGCATATGATCGAAAAAGTATTTTATATGTCGATATCACACAATTGATGTGATGTCACAATCATACTTTTAGTAGaatcaattttgtaaatgatgAAAGACTAAAGGATTACGAACATATATAATTGCACAGGTC
This region of Eucalyptus grandis isolate ANBG69807.140 chromosome 8, ASM1654582v1, whole genome shotgun sequence genomic DNA includes:
- the LOC120287737 gene encoding uncharacterized protein LOC120287737; translated protein: MQILVGDIPIELPTEESDGFLVGTDEKKYENCPNLERREERRVEELEECPRLEGQAERREEELEASTDSDIKQLPIRLPDSLLLQIFGRLSPESFCHLSPVLWKDACVRAEDINSYFPGCIYECKNCGRQSRTLQALRGCNGSILIKLQRMMDGHGSRMNSLPARARPDCLPWPHSCDPTQKVSPVEGRSRMRGEFDYLTTLDYLAPVDRAIDTVEEGEICHLQARDYRSLWLHGNDFGEGTSRMYSPISHGAYPSGKSHGLNHEHARSIPLQGGRLSLDGTAKLTESHSNCETWDPHFPQARRGHGPNHLELTLIIGDDESGLNRGKARPPTSPKYDGPTTSNVSSEGMSTMLNPGSSSEVIVLAREEGDIEIGGTPFLDQVQGGQAPMFWGDSSSHGSAHENRDMEMGGTHTSDHLPGESGSVDICPYHVAREDNWERLTTMVDPLLAVIFQGVCSLLAYKSSDGLLARNVLFYVLVFDCMLGFLFVLGGKWFRCAKMKAIGLLAAALGFLMTMALVIIYKIG